The Dyella caseinilytica genome has a window encoding:
- a CDS encoding GH92 family glycosyl hydrolase, which produces MNRRCLLFSCLAVLMTTPLGAMAAAQAGGQHAAEVDPRIGTGGDGHLFPGATVPFGMIQLSPDTAMPDFKHAYKWAAGYQYNDPTIMGFSHTHFSGSGHSDLGDVLVMPIAGDVKLDPGDEKVPGSGYRSRFDHATEVEQPGYYAVTLADYGVRAELTASQRVGWHRYTFPVGKPAHLLLDLRPSIYDYQGKVLWSNLQVQADGTITGCRTTRGWAPGRELCFAMRFNQPMTSRELYNRETDLVYKGFKGPGNQQEDANAQNGRALVGVFDFGELKQPLLVKVAISPVSEANAIANLDQDGQGWNFDAHRTDATAAWNKALAPIDADGTPVQRTQFYTALYHSMIAPNLAMDVNGEFRGPDHQVHKASGFDFYSSWSMWDVYRAQQPLLILLHPDRTADFVRSLIASQQASPFGMLPVWAYQGLETWCMTGYHAVAIIADAYIKGVRGFDADKAMKAMVSTATYGNYGDLADYMKLGYVPIDKEVEGGSKTQEYAYDDWAIAQMAKAMGKNDIYATFEKRSTNWRNVWDPKTGFMRAKLSNGQFREPFDPASAGYGDDYTEANAWQYSWYVPQDVAGLITAFGGDKAFTDKLDQMFDAKVDPAIFKDVEDITGLIGWYAHGNEPSHHIAYLYDYAGEPWKTQQRLKQVMDNEYGPGPAGLIGNDDLGQMSAWYIFTALGFYPVTPASTEYAIGRPFLPRAAIHLSNGHTFTITASPMDDAHPYVGAVTLNGKPLDRVYLRHADILAGGELHFTMQAEPNKTWGTAISARPTAMSPYTK; this is translated from the coding sequence ATGAATCGCCGCTGCCTGCTTTTTTCCTGTCTCGCCGTGCTGATGACGACGCCACTAGGGGCGATGGCCGCGGCCCAGGCTGGGGGGCAGCATGCGGCAGAAGTTGATCCTCGCATAGGTACTGGCGGCGATGGGCACCTCTTTCCAGGCGCCACGGTGCCGTTCGGCATGATCCAGCTATCGCCTGACACGGCCATGCCGGATTTCAAGCATGCCTATAAATGGGCCGCGGGCTACCAGTACAACGACCCTACCATCATGGGTTTTTCGCACACGCACTTTTCCGGGTCCGGGCACTCCGACCTGGGCGATGTGCTGGTGATGCCTATCGCTGGCGACGTGAAGCTCGATCCGGGCGATGAGAAAGTGCCCGGCAGCGGCTACCGTTCGCGGTTCGACCATGCCACCGAAGTGGAGCAGCCGGGCTATTACGCCGTCACGCTGGCCGACTATGGCGTACGTGCCGAGCTGACCGCCAGCCAGCGTGTGGGCTGGCACCGCTACACCTTCCCGGTCGGCAAGCCGGCGCATCTGCTGCTGGACCTGCGTCCCAGCATCTATGACTACCAGGGCAAGGTGCTGTGGTCGAACCTGCAAGTGCAGGCCGACGGCACCATCACCGGCTGCCGCACCACGCGTGGCTGGGCACCCGGCCGCGAGCTGTGTTTCGCGATGCGCTTCAACCAGCCGATGACCTCGCGGGAGCTCTATAACCGCGAGACCGATCTGGTCTACAAGGGCTTCAAGGGACCCGGCAATCAGCAAGAGGATGCCAATGCGCAGAACGGCCGCGCGCTGGTGGGCGTCTTCGATTTTGGCGAACTCAAGCAGCCCTTGCTGGTGAAGGTGGCGATCTCGCCGGTGAGCGAAGCCAATGCCATCGCCAATCTGGACCAGGACGGACAGGGCTGGAACTTCGACGCCCACCGCACCGACGCAACAGCCGCCTGGAACAAGGCGCTGGCGCCGATCGATGCGGACGGCACGCCGGTGCAGCGCACCCAGTTCTATACCGCGCTGTATCACAGCATGATCGCGCCCAACCTGGCCATGGACGTCAACGGTGAATTCCGCGGGCCGGATCATCAGGTGCATAAAGCCAGCGGTTTCGATTTCTATTCGAGCTGGTCGATGTGGGATGTGTATCGTGCGCAGCAACCGCTGCTGATCCTGCTTCACCCAGATCGCACGGCTGATTTCGTGCGTTCGCTGATCGCTTCGCAGCAGGCCAGTCCGTTCGGCATGCTGCCGGTGTGGGCTTATCAGGGCCTGGAAACCTGGTGCATGACCGGCTACCACGCCGTGGCGATCATCGCCGATGCGTATATCAAGGGTGTCCGCGGCTTCGATGCCGACAAGGCGATGAAGGCGATGGTGTCCACCGCCACCTACGGCAATTACGGTGATCTGGCCGATTACATGAAGCTCGGCTACGTGCCGATCGACAAGGAAGTGGAGGGCGGTTCCAAGACGCAGGAATACGCCTATGACGACTGGGCCATCGCACAGATGGCCAAGGCGATGGGCAAGAACGACATCTACGCCACCTTCGAGAAACGCTCCACCAACTGGCGCAATGTGTGGGATCCCAAGACCGGCTTTATGCGCGCCAAGTTGAGCAACGGCCAGTTCCGCGAACCGTTCGACCCCGCCAGTGCCGGCTACGGTGACGACTACACCGAAGCGAATGCCTGGCAGTACTCCTGGTACGTGCCGCAGGACGTCGCCGGCCTGATCACCGCGTTCGGCGGCGACAAGGCATTCACGGACAAGCTCGACCAGATGTTCGATGCCAAGGTCGACCCGGCGATCTTCAAAGACGTGGAAGACATCACCGGTTTGATCGGCTGGTACGCGCATGGCAATGAGCCCAGCCATCACATCGCCTACCTCTACGACTACGCCGGCGAGCCGTGGAAGACGCAGCAGCGGCTCAAGCAGGTCATGGATAACGAATATGGCCCCGGTCCGGCCGGCCTGATCGGCAACGACGATCTTGGTCAGATGTCTGCCTGGTACATCTTCACCGCGCTCGGCTTCTATCCCGTCACACCGGCCAGTACCGAATACGCCATCGGGCGGCCGTTCCTGCCGCGGGCAGCAATCCACTTGAGCAACGGCCACACCTTCACGATCACCGCATCGCCGATGGACGATGCGCATCCCTACGTCGGCGCGGTCACGCTCAACGGCAAGCCGCTGGATCGCGTGTACTTGCGTCATGCTGACATCCTTGCGGGCGGCGAACTGCACTTCACCATGCAGGCCGAGCCGAACAAGACCTGGGGCACCGCCATTTCGGCGCGACCGACAGCGATGAGTCCGTACACGAAGTAA
- a CDS encoding sensor histidine kinase encodes MHHAEARADQGPSMIRGRVRQVAALRWRTGGLLLAVLVIVALPYMVTRGGAQQSLEAGELVTRSAEVQALVYRIADQTHDSESAIQYLLADNPYIRAEETAQTAERIVPNLLDQLHHLVADNPEQEHLVDQLSAVENGRLALLNQAMQRYQEHDIAGAGQALRDAGALFRIDDIANRIVQNAEQQLLLRREAARQQSHNSSLVMALTAVAQLVMLTIVVVVSERQIGERLRAEIGERQAVQRSQMILQAVREPIALLDNSLRTLLVNAAFSELYGVSEDSRGEYLDDIGQGAWTDEVLQQRLRDVLLRDRELWDYELNQRTIDGVERHVVVNARRLQQEDSENPALLLTVSDITARALVEQQVKELNHQLESKVTQISDVNRELEAFSYSVSHDLRAPLRHITAFAQKLELHLGEDADATTHHYLGVIRDASQRMAQLIEDLLVFSRLGRGALRLQAVDMHALVDEARSFAESEAPGRNIEWQIEPLPVVVGDENMLRTVWQNLIGNAVKYTGQCSAARITVSARRAEGGEYEFTVADNGAGFDMRYVGKLFGVFQRLHKVSEFPGNGIGLANVQRIVTRHGGRVWAEGEPGRGARFHFTLAAVEPPVNNGLPLS; translated from the coding sequence ATGCATCATGCCGAAGCGCGTGCCGATCAAGGGCCATCGATGATCCGTGGGAGGGTGCGACAAGTCGCTGCCTTGCGCTGGCGCACCGGCGGCCTGCTGCTCGCGGTGCTGGTGATCGTGGCCTTGCCATACATGGTCACCCGTGGCGGTGCGCAGCAAAGCCTGGAGGCAGGCGAACTGGTGACCCGTTCGGCTGAAGTGCAGGCGCTGGTCTATCGCATCGCCGACCAGACTCACGACAGCGAGTCCGCCATCCAGTATCTGCTGGCCGACAACCCCTACATCCGCGCCGAAGAAACGGCGCAGACCGCGGAAAGAATAGTGCCCAATCTGTTGGACCAGTTGCATCATCTGGTCGCAGACAATCCGGAACAAGAGCACTTGGTCGATCAGCTCAGTGCCGTGGAAAACGGCCGACTGGCGCTGCTCAATCAGGCCATGCAGCGCTACCAGGAGCACGACATCGCTGGCGCCGGGCAGGCCTTGCGGGATGCCGGCGCCTTGTTCCGCATCGACGATATCGCCAATCGCATCGTCCAGAACGCCGAACAGCAATTACTGCTGCGGCGGGAGGCGGCCAGGCAGCAATCCCACAACAGCAGCCTGGTGATGGCGCTGACCGCGGTTGCGCAGCTGGTAATGCTGACGATCGTGGTGGTCGTGTCGGAGCGCCAGATCGGCGAGCGCCTGCGCGCAGAGATCGGAGAGCGCCAGGCGGTGCAGCGTTCGCAGATGATCCTGCAGGCCGTGCGCGAGCCGATCGCCCTGCTCGACAACAGCCTGCGCACCTTGCTGGTGAATGCGGCCTTCAGCGAGCTGTATGGCGTTTCCGAAGACAGCCGAGGGGAATATCTGGATGACATCGGCCAGGGCGCATGGACCGATGAAGTCCTGCAGCAACGTCTGCGCGATGTGCTGTTGCGTGATCGCGAGCTATGGGATTACGAGCTGAACCAGCGCACGATCGACGGGGTGGAACGCCATGTGGTGGTCAATGCGCGCCGCCTGCAACAGGAAGACAGCGAGAATCCGGCTCTGCTGCTGACGGTGAGCGATATTACGGCGCGCGCCCTGGTCGAGCAGCAGGTGAAAGAACTCAATCATCAGCTCGAAAGCAAGGTGACGCAGATTTCGGATGTGAATCGCGAGCTGGAGGCCTTCAGCTATTCCGTCTCGCATGATCTTCGCGCCCCGTTGCGCCACATCACCGCCTTCGCGCAGAAACTGGAGCTGCATCTGGGCGAGGATGCGGATGCCACCACCCATCACTACCTGGGCGTCATTCGCGATGCATCCCAGCGCATGGCCCAATTGATCGAGGATCTGCTGGTGTTCTCACGGCTCGGCCGCGGTGCGCTGCGCCTGCAGGCTGTCGACATGCACGCGCTGGTGGATGAAGCACGTTCCTTTGCCGAATCCGAAGCGCCGGGACGCAACATCGAGTGGCAGATCGAACCGTTGCCGGTGGTGGTGGGCGATGAAAACATGTTGCGCACGGTATGGCAGAACCTGATCGGCAACGCGGTCAAGTACACCGGCCAATGCAGTGCTGCGCGCATTACCGTCAGTGCGCGCCGCGCGGAAGGCGGCGAGTACGAATTCACCGTCGCGGACAACGGCGCCGGTTTCGACATGCGCTATGTCGGCAAACTTTTCGGTGTCTTCCAGCGCCTGCACAAGGTCAGCGAATTTCCGGGCAACGGCATCGGACTGGCTAATGTCCAGCGCATCGTGACGCGCCATGGTGGCCGTGTGTGGGCCGAAGGTGAGCCCGGTCGCGGCGCACGCTTTCACTTCACCCTGGCGGCGGTTGAGCCGCCTGTCAACAATGGTTTGCCGCTGTCATGA
- a CDS encoding response regulator has translation MTPGPLRTILLAEDSPVDAEMTIDALREANLANPIVHVEDGEECLDWLYARGAFTDRQGDDPAVVLLDIKMPRMNGLDVLTQMRADERFRRTPVVILSSSREENDLVRSWDLGVNAYVIKPVDVSQFFQAVRTLGQFWAVLNQAPEPE, from the coding sequence ATGACACCAGGACCGTTACGCACGATATTGCTGGCCGAGGACAGCCCCGTCGATGCGGAGATGACCATCGACGCCCTGCGCGAGGCCAACCTCGCCAATCCCATCGTGCATGTCGAGGATGGCGAAGAGTGCCTGGACTGGCTGTACGCTCGCGGGGCCTTCACAGATCGTCAGGGCGACGATCCGGCTGTGGTGCTGCTCGATATCAAGATGCCGCGCATGAATGGCCTGGATGTCCTGACGCAGATGCGCGCGGATGAACGTTTTCGGCGCACACCGGTCGTGATCCTGTCGTCCTCGCGCGAAGAGAACGACCTGGTTCGCAGCTGGGATCTGGGCGTGAATGCCTACGTGATCAAGCCGGTGGATGTGTCCCAGTTTTTCCAGGCCGTGCGCACTTTGGGGCAGTTTTGGGCAGTGTTGAATCAGGCGCCGGAGCCGGAGTGA
- a CDS encoding response regulator, producing MPDKSNHQRSLPRIRVLQVEDSPLDAELILTELQADGIEYEVRLVDDELAFVDTLQAFKPHIVLSDLSMPGFSGQRALELLREHSPETPFIYVSATLGEEAAIAALREGATDYILKQNPARLASAVRRAMREAEEQRAREHAEAELIRVQRFESLAMLAGGLSHDLRNLLQPLLLAGDSLLDYQDDPRLARLGALVRDCGRRGLEMVQSMLSFARGARRAEHVRAQALLDALGLLLQGSVPRSVQLDIEVVDPELSFEGNHTELQQCLLNLCLNAMQAMPNGGVLRVVTSKVRLEEDFFVEHEEAQAGDYVRLSVTDTGQGMTDEVRRRLFEPFFTTKEGGTGLGLLSCRRIVYSHGGAMRVDSIPDEGTCFDLYIPLTRPVVDASALVEGNTALHGNAEHVLLVVEEAGHLTLLTDTLDTWGYEVHASQSGTAALQWIEACGLPDLVVMDGDMSLFTSERTLAALSQYGYRRGVLVLCRADDPADAPMFQVPGRLQRLNKPVSTRDLLQAVRETLQRSDKS from the coding sequence ATGCCGGACAAGTCAAACCACCAACGATCGCTGCCCAGGATACGTGTCCTGCAGGTGGAAGACAGTCCGCTCGACGCCGAGCTGATCCTCACCGAACTGCAGGCCGACGGTATCGAATATGAAGTTCGCCTGGTCGACGACGAGCTGGCGTTCGTCGACACCTTGCAGGCGTTCAAGCCGCATATCGTGCTGTCGGACCTGAGCATGCCCGGTTTTTCCGGACAGCGTGCGCTGGAACTGTTGCGTGAGCACAGTCCGGAAACGCCCTTTATCTATGTCTCGGCTACGCTGGGCGAAGAAGCGGCGATTGCTGCATTGCGCGAAGGCGCGACCGATTACATTCTCAAGCAAAATCCGGCGCGACTGGCGAGCGCGGTGCGCAGGGCCATGCGGGAAGCCGAGGAACAGCGTGCCCGCGAACACGCCGAGGCCGAGCTGATCCGTGTGCAGCGCTTTGAAAGCCTGGCCATGCTCGCCGGTGGCCTGAGTCACGACCTGCGCAATCTGCTGCAACCGCTGCTGCTGGCTGGCGATAGCCTGCTGGATTACCAGGACGACCCACGTCTGGCCCGGCTTGGCGCATTGGTGCGCGATTGCGGACGGCGTGGATTGGAGATGGTGCAATCCATGCTCTCCTTCGCGCGGGGAGCGCGTCGTGCCGAACACGTCAGGGCGCAGGCGCTGCTCGATGCACTCGGGCTGCTCTTGCAAGGCAGCGTGCCTCGTTCGGTGCAGCTGGATATCGAGGTGGTCGATCCCGAATTGAGCTTCGAAGGCAATCACACCGAACTGCAGCAATGCCTGCTCAACCTGTGCCTCAACGCGATGCAGGCCATGCCGAACGGCGGTGTGCTGCGCGTAGTCACCAGCAAAGTGAGGCTGGAGGAGGACTTCTTCGTTGAGCACGAAGAAGCGCAAGCTGGCGACTATGTGCGCCTGTCCGTGACCGATACCGGCCAAGGCATGACGGATGAAGTGCGCAGGCGCCTGTTCGAGCCGTTCTTCACCACCAAGGAAGGCGGCACCGGACTAGGCCTGCTGTCCTGCCGTCGCATCGTCTACAGCCACGGCGGTGCCATGCGGGTCGATAGCATTCCCGATGAAGGCACCTGTTTCGATCTGTACATTCCGTTGACGCGTCCGGTGGTCGACGCATCGGCGCTGGTCGAGGGCAATACCGCGCTGCATGGCAACGCGGAACACGTACTGCTGGTGGTGGAAGAGGCCGGTCACCTGACGCTGCTGACCGACACGCTCGACACCTGGGGCTATGAAGTCCACGCGAGCCAAAGCGGTACCGCCGCGCTGCAATGGATCGAAGCCTGCGGCTTGCCCGATCTGGTGGTGATGGATGGCGACATGAGCCTGTTCACCAGCGAGCGCACACTTGCCGCGCTGAGCCAGTACGGTTATCGCAGAGGGGTGCTGGTGCTGTGCCGCGCGGATGATCCGGCCGATGCGCCGATGTTCCAGGTGCCGGGACGCTTGCAGCGCCTCAATAAGCCGGTGAGTACTCGGGATCTGCTGCAGGCTGTGCGCGAAACGCTGCAAAGAAGCGATAAGTCGTAG
- a CDS encoding sigma-54-dependent transcriptional regulator, whose product MSQQTVLVIDDERDIRELLTITLGRMDLKVDAVGTVAEARHALAEHHYDLCFTDMRLPDGSGQEVIELIAAEYDETPVAMITAYGNVDAAVTALKAGAFDFVSKPVDIQMLRRLVRTALKLAEEKRSGAAPASTATSSSDRLIGDSAVMQQVRSTIGKLARNQAPVYIAGESGVGKELVARLIHEQGPRASGPFVPVNCGAIPSELMESEFFGHRKGSFTGAVADKEGLFQAAHGGTLFLDEVAELPLHMQVKLLRAIQEKAVRPIGAREEVTVDVRILSATHKNLAALVEQGQFRQDLFYRINVIELRVPPLRERRGDVPLLADFVLRQLATKSRSETPARLLPEARQALEDYDFPGNVRELENILERAVAMCDGDRIDTTDLMLPQRPSRHNTEAPAAHAHHAPPVYANAPVAPAAPAQTPSSELGLDDYISNLERTAIMKALEESRYNKTAAARKLGITFRALRYKLKKLGID is encoded by the coding sequence ATGAGCCAACAGACCGTCCTGGTCATCGACGACGAACGCGATATCCGCGAACTGCTGACTATCACCCTTGGCCGCATGGACCTTAAGGTCGATGCCGTCGGCACTGTGGCCGAAGCGCGCCACGCGCTCGCCGAGCATCATTACGACCTGTGCTTCACCGATATGCGCCTGCCTGACGGCAGCGGCCAGGAGGTGATCGAGCTGATCGCCGCCGAATACGACGAGACGCCGGTGGCGATGATCACCGCTTATGGCAACGTCGACGCCGCGGTGACAGCGTTGAAGGCCGGCGCCTTCGACTTCGTGTCCAAGCCGGTGGATATCCAGATGCTGCGGCGGCTGGTCCGCACGGCGCTGAAGCTGGCCGAGGAGAAGCGTTCCGGCGCCGCTCCCGCCAGCACAGCAACCTCATCCAGCGACCGCCTGATCGGTGACTCGGCGGTCATGCAGCAGGTGCGCAGCACGATCGGCAAGCTGGCCCGTAACCAGGCGCCGGTGTACATCGCCGGTGAATCCGGCGTCGGCAAGGAACTGGTCGCGCGGCTGATTCACGAACAAGGTCCGCGCGCCAGCGGGCCGTTCGTGCCGGTCAACTGCGGCGCCATTCCTTCGGAACTGATGGAAAGCGAATTCTTCGGCCATCGCAAAGGCAGCTTCACCGGCGCCGTGGCCGACAAGGAAGGCCTGTTCCAGGCTGCCCACGGCGGCACGTTGTTCCTGGACGAAGTCGCCGAGTTGCCGCTGCACATGCAGGTGAAGCTGCTGCGCGCGATCCAGGAAAAGGCGGTGCGCCCGATCGGTGCACGCGAGGAAGTCACGGTCGACGTGCGCATCCTGTCGGCTACCCACAAAAATCTTGCGGCGCTGGTCGAACAAGGTCAGTTCCGCCAAGACTTATTCTATCGCATCAATGTCATCGAACTGCGCGTGCCGCCGCTGCGCGAGCGCCGCGGCGACGTACCCTTGCTGGCCGATTTCGTGTTGCGCCAGCTGGCGACAAAAAGCCGCAGCGAAACACCCGCCCGCCTGCTTCCCGAAGCGCGCCAGGCGCTGGAGGATTACGATTTCCCCGGCAATGTGCGCGAGCTGGAAAACATCCTGGAACGCGCCGTAGCCATGTGCGACGGCGACCGCATCGACACCACGGATCTGATGCTGCCGCAGCGCCCGTCGCGTCACAACACGGAAGCGCCGGCCGCGCACGCTCACCACGCCCCGCCGGTTTATGCGAATGCGCCCGTGGCTCCCGCCGCACCCGCGCAAACGCCATCGAGCGAACTGGGACTGGACGACTACATCAGCAATCTTGAACGCACCGCGATCATGAAGGCGCTGGAGGAGTCCCGCTACAACAAGACGGCGGCGGCGCGGAAGCTGGGCATTACGTTCCGGGCGTTGCGCTACAAGCTCAAGAAGCTCGGCATCGATTGA
- a CDS encoding alpha/beta hydrolase yields the protein MRTAYLPCVAATLLLSANAVAQTSSPGVDADGSVTSPSATVPYSTFASPEAKAFFPKMLAAGAKAPPINAPIEQSRAFYDRMNSDRAARMEKLYPVMIHSETIAGVGTDVVLPAQGIAPENQDRVLVNLHGGGFLWGAHSGGLVESIPIASIGRIKVITVDYRQGPEHTFPAASDDVEAVYRALLKQYKPANIGIYGCSAGGILTGESVARFIHDKLPVPGAIGTFCGSLMDVTGDSAYVAPLLNGQGVPTHPLGLAELPYFHGADPKDSLVQPGLSPALLAKFPPTLLITGTRDMTMSSVIDSQQRLDQAGVQTELHVWEGMWHSFFSDPELPESKDAYRVIVQFFQRRLGH from the coding sequence ATGCGTACAGCCTATCTTCCCTGCGTTGCGGCAACACTTTTACTGAGCGCCAATGCCGTGGCACAAACCTCGTCGCCCGGTGTTGATGCAGATGGTAGCGTCACGTCGCCGAGCGCCACCGTGCCTTATTCCACCTTCGCCTCACCCGAAGCCAAGGCATTCTTTCCCAAGATGCTGGCCGCCGGCGCTAAGGCGCCACCGATCAACGCGCCGATCGAACAAAGCCGCGCGTTCTACGATCGCATGAACAGCGATCGCGCCGCACGCATGGAAAAGCTCTATCCGGTGATGATCCACAGCGAAACCATCGCCGGGGTCGGCACGGATGTGGTGCTGCCCGCGCAAGGCATCGCACCGGAGAACCAGGACCGCGTGCTGGTCAATCTGCATGGCGGCGGTTTTCTGTGGGGTGCGCATAGCGGCGGACTGGTGGAATCCATCCCGATCGCCAGCATCGGGCGCATCAAGGTCATCACCGTCGATTACCGGCAAGGTCCGGAACATACCTTCCCCGCAGCCAGCGACGATGTGGAGGCGGTCTACCGCGCGCTGCTCAAGCAATACAAACCGGCCAACATCGGCATCTACGGTTGCTCAGCCGGCGGCATCCTTACGGGCGAATCCGTCGCCCGCTTCATCCACGACAAGTTGCCCGTGCCTGGCGCAATCGGCACTTTTTGCGGCTCGCTGATGGATGTCACTGGCGACTCCGCCTATGTCGCCCCTCTGCTCAATGGCCAAGGCGTGCCGACGCATCCCCTGGGTCTGGCCGAACTCCCCTATTTCCATGGTGCCGATCCGAAAGATTCGCTGGTTCAGCCCGGACTGTCGCCGGCACTGCTGGCCAAATTTCCCCCCACGCTACTGATCACTGGCACCCGCGACATGACGATGAGCTCGGTAATCGACAGCCAGCAGCGGCTCGACCAGGCCGGCGTGCAGACCGAGTTGCACGTATGGGAAGGGATGTGGCATTCCTTCTTCTCCGATCCGGAGCTGCCTGAATCGAAAGACGCCTATCGCGTGATCGTGCAGTTCTTCCAGCGCCGCCTGGGACATTAG